The region CGTGTTCCCATCAGCGCCAAACTCGTTGCCGATCTTTTGCAGGTCGCCGGTGCCACCAGGGTGATTACCATAGACCTGCATGCCGGACAGATTCAGGGTTTTTTCAACATCCCGGTGGACAACCTTTTTGCGGCACCGGTGCTGCTTCAATATATCAAGAAAAATTTTACTGATGATCTTGTGATCGTATCACCGGATGCGGGCGGCGTTGAAAGGGCCAGGGCCTTTGCCAAGCGTCTGAATGCCCAGCTCGCTATCATTGACAAGCGCCGAGATGCGCCCAACCAGGCCCAGGCCATGGCTGTCATCGGCGATGTCGCTGGCAAGACCGTGGTGATTCTCGACGATATGGTTGATACCGCCGGTACCTTAACCGAGGCCGCCGCTGCGATCATGGCAAAAGGAGCCAGGGAGATCCATGCCAGTTGTGCCCATGCGGTGCTGTCCGGCCCGGCGGTGGAGCGGATCGAGGCTTCGCCCTTAAAAACCGTGGTTGTTACCGATACGATACCTTTGCAGCAAAATGCCAAGGACTGTGATAAAATCAAGGTGCTTTCGATTGCACCGCTGGTTGGAGAGGCAATTCTCCGCAGCCACATGGGAGATTCGGTAACTTCGCTTTTTGTGTAGAAAAATACTTTGGACCCAAGTTGAGCGATTGTCTTTGAAACGCTCAGTTTAGGTTAGATAAAGGTTCATTCAAGGAGGATATATAGGTTGAACTTTGTAGAACTCAAAGCCAATGTCAGAACAACCATCGGAAACGGCCCGGCCAGAGCCCTGCGGCGTTCAGGCAAGATTCCGGGCGTGTTTTACGGTCCGGGTAAGGAACCTGTAATGCTTTCCGTTGTCGTCAATGACCTCGAACAGGTTCTGAAAACCAGTAAGGCGGGCCAGGTTCTGTTGAACCTTGTGATTCAAAATGGTGAGACAGCGACCAGGTCCGCCATGATTAAGGAATTGCAGACCCATCCGGTTTCAAGGAATTTTGTACATGTTGATTTCTATGAAATTGCTTTGGATCGCAAGATCAGGGTGAAAATCCCTGTTTCCATAAAAGGCAAGGCAAAGGGCGTGGAAGACGGCGGCATGTTGCAGATTATCCGCAGAGAACTTGAGGTACTGTGCCTGCCCTTCAAAATCCCGGAACTGATTAAGGTTGATATTACCGACCTTGATATTGGTGATTCGATCCATGTTAGTGATATTGTCCTGGAAGAGGGTATTGAATTTCTGGATGACGATCATTTTACGGTCGTAACCGTGCTCAGTCCGAAGACCGAAGCAGCGGCAGCCGAGGAACTGGAACTTGAGGAGGGTGAAGAACCCGTTGCCGGAGACGATGATTCAGAAGCACCTGAAGCCGATGAATAAAGACTAGTCTTTTAGTTTTTTGGGCCCGGTTTTGCCTATGATGCCATTGGCCTTTGGAATACAGGGCTAAAGTGCCGGGAACGGCAGTTGACAATTTTTACTATGCAGCCAAACAGAGTACGGCTGGTCGTCGGGCTGGGAAATCCAGGGGATACGTACACGAAAACCCGTCACAATGTCGGGTTTATGGTCGTGGATGCAGTGGCCGGCTTCTTTGCGATCGTCCTTGAAAAACGCACGCGTTTTGCCAACTTGTTTTATGGGCGCGGATCGATAGACGGCGTTGAAACTATTCTGGCAAAACCGATGGCCTTTATGAACCTCAGCGGGCTGCCGGTACATAAAATTGCAGAGTATTACAAGATATTATGTGGGGATATGTTGGTGATTCATGACGATATAGACCTTGAGTTTGGAAAATTGAAAATAAAAAAGAAAGGAGGCGATGGGGGACATAAAGGTTTAAGATCGTTAATAAAA is a window of Candidatus Desulfatibia profunda DNA encoding:
- a CDS encoding ribose-phosphate pyrophosphokinase produces the protein MNDFIIFSGNSNPELSRKICEYIGVPLGGEKVKRFSDGEIQIEIDENVRKKDVFIIQSTCSPVNENLVELLLMIDAMKRASATRITAVIPYYGYARQDKKVAPRVPISAKLVADLLQVAGATRVITIDLHAGQIQGFFNIPVDNLFAAPVLLQYIKKNFTDDLVIVSPDAGGVERARAFAKRLNAQLAIIDKRRDAPNQAQAMAVIGDVAGKTVVILDDMVDTAGTLTEAAAAIMAKGAREIHASCAHAVLSGPAVERIEASPLKTVVVTDTIPLQQNAKDCDKIKVLSIAPLVGEAILRSHMGDSVTSLFV
- a CDS encoding 50S ribosomal protein L25/general stress protein Ctc, with product MNFVELKANVRTTIGNGPARALRRSGKIPGVFYGPGKEPVMLSVVVNDLEQVLKTSKAGQVLLNLVIQNGETATRSAMIKELQTHPVSRNFVHVDFYEIALDRKIRVKIPVSIKGKAKGVEDGGMLQIIRRELEVLCLPFKIPELIKVDITDLDIGDSIHVSDIVLEEGIEFLDDDHFTVVTVLSPKTEAAAAEELELEEGEEPVAGDDDSEAPEADE
- a CDS encoding aminoacyl-tRNA hydrolase, which gives rise to MQPNRVRLVVGLGNPGDTYTKTRHNVGFMVVDAVAGFFAIVLEKRTRFANLFYGRGSIDGVETILAKPMAFMNLSGLPVHKIAEYYKILCGDMLVIHDDIDLEFGKLKIKKKGGDGGHKGLRSLIKTFGSGDFVRLRIGVGRSEPRISVSDHVLGRFNADEKKVLNLIITNAREAVVTILCKGAEEGMNRFNDKRILISS